The DNA window GGTTCTATGTCTTTTGTGTTTATGTCAAGCAGGATTAAGCTCAAATAGAAAATCAACCaataaataaaagttgatttGATAAATTGTAGCTGATTTGTTGAAAACTTAAACCTGTAAGACAGTCATATGTTTAATTGGGTTCAGTAACAGAGATAACATGATCTGGCAGAGGACATACAGGGAAACACTATTATTAAAAGGTCTGACAAATTAGGTTTGTTTTGTTcatacttaaattacattttttcttgtcatcttttttttttaatctaaatttaactATACAATGTAGTTTAAATATGCTGTACACCTATTGTGCTGTGGTTTGAGATAAGACATCGATCtactattttcaaaatacaagtgTGTTTTATAATAGAATATTAAGAAGTAATAACCTTCACTCTGGTGTGAAATATTACACTTTGTGAGTCTAAACTCCATGTGGATCTCTCCATCCTTTGGACTGATTCAGGTGAGAAAGTCTTCACTGTCCTTGGCTCTCAGTCTTTCCCAGACCCTTCCTCTGTCTCTGCCTGTGTACTGGTCTCCTCCTCTACCCCCTCAGTTTGAGATTCTGGCTGGGCTACAGCTCCTCCTTCCTCACCGTCCTCCACCCGAGTCTGGAACAAGAGCTCACCTCCCTGGATGACCTGTTCGGTGGTTTGCCATGTGCCATCTCCTGCGTACTGCTGGTAAAAGTCAGAGTCTGCCTGAAACATGACCAGGGCCTGGGCAGTGTGAATTCGCACATGCTGAGCGAGGGAGCTGGCGTCAAGGAACTTCTCGCCACATGAGTCACATGCATACAAGATCTGGGTGTTGGGATCTGAAGGAATAGAGCTGCATGTTTTAGCTTAAATACGATACGATAAATCTTGTataatttattagattttaattaatgattaacaAAAATCAGCTTCCGCTTTAAagggtataatatatatatatatatatatatatatatatatatatatatatatatatatataagtaaaaatcTTGCTtatatttagtataatttatatgCAAAGTATTGCTTAgatggagtttttttttgttgttgttgttttagtttttttggaaagaaaaaaattaatacttttattcagaaaggatgcattaaattgatcaagagtgaGAGTAAAGTCACTtataatgcaacaaaatatttcaaaagaacagcatttattaaaaaaaaatattgtaaaattatatttctattcatctaagatttcattacatttctactcatcaaataatcctgaaaaaatattcgacagtttccacaaaaacaatagGCAGCATTATGATTTTCAATAATGATCATAATAAGGATCAGATCAGGATATTaggactgatttctgaaggatcatgtaactggAGTAAATGTCACACAGGAACtaattaacactttaaaaactttaaaattcaatattttgtaataatctttttttttttttttgctgtttttctatacatttatattatattattataacttacaatacaaataaatcaataaattataatatattactcACCTGCTTCTTGAACTTTCTCCACTGCTTTGGTGATCTCTGCTTTCAGTGCCTCTGTTTCATCTGCAGATACAGAGGTGGCCACTGGTACCACTACAGGGGTCAAAGACGACAAATATTATCAGGAGACCATTCAACCACCATTATGGTCACTTTTAGATTCGACATATTCCCTTAGTATTGAGGAACAACCTTTTTACAAAGTGTAACGCTCACCTGTGAGCTGTGCTACAGCACTGGCAGCTAGAGCCTCGGTGGCTAAAGTCACGATGTCATCTGTAGTGACCGTGACGATGCTGACCTCTGAGCCCGGTGTGGAGTCAGGCAGCAtcttctcctcttcctcgtcCTCCTCAGCCACCACCAGTCTCTTCATGCCCGCCTTCCCCTGGTGCACCATCTTCACATGGGAACGCAGATTGTCCACACGGTTGAATCCTCGGCCACACTTATCACACAGAAAAGGTTTCTCCCCTGTAAACAGGAAGTGATTAGAAACACACAAGAGAAAAAACACATAAGCCAATGCTCTAAATGTAGCATCTTACCTGTGTGAATGATGATATGTTTTGAGAGATCTCCCACATTGACAAAGGCTTTGTTACAGGTGTGGCACTTGTGCGGTCGGATATTGTCATGATGACGGATGTGATTGGCCAGCTGGCTGGACTGGACAAACCTTCGAGGTGTGACAGATGAAACAAACTTTTAATATGTGGCGCCATAATGAAtctaaacagaaacatttatgtGATTTCTTACTGACCTTTTTCCACAGCGGTCACACACATATGGTTTCTCCCCAGTGTGTTGGCGAACATGAGCTATGAGCGAACTGGCCTGTGTGAAGCCTTTTCCACAAATCAAACACAGACAGGGCTTTTCTCCTAAAACAGTGAGACAGACGCATTGAAATACATTTGTACACATAACTATGTTTGAGGATGTGGGAAATGGCTAAGGACCTGTGTGGATGCGCACGTGTCTCTGCAAGGCCCCAGGGTCAGCAAATGCTCTCTGGCAGTGCATACAGACGAAAGGCTTCTCACCACTGTGCACACGCAGGTGTCTCTTTAGGTTACCTGTGAACAGACCATGGAGGCACATTAAAATTCCCTCATGCACATATATTATAGCCACACCTTGTCTCAATGTGTAAATCTCACCTGAGGTGGTGAACTGTTTCCCACACTCCTTACACTTGAGTGGCCCATCTGTAATGTGGATCTTCAGATGTGCTTTCAAGTTTCCCaactaaaaaaagtaaataaataaaacaattatataataattctatatgagttatttgtatttgtaatgcCCAATAAAAACAAAGTTTGTGTTATAGTATTGTAGCTATGGCtgcatacatttatgcatttagcagacacttttatccaaagcgacttacagtgcattcaggctaacagtttttacctaacatgtgttccctgggaatcgaacccacaaccttgcgctgctaatgcaatgctctaccactcaATGCTCTACCACCCTACCACTGCCACAGGAActagaaatacataaaaaatacaaaaaaaaataaatgcgaGCGGGCCTTTTCTGACCCCACTGCAATATCTATTTTAAACTTAAtgtattatgattttataatatCAAATCATAATACATGATTtgatattatattttgaaatatagaTGTAGATAATTATATACAGATAAtcaaaatggaaaacagttattttacattgaaataatattgcacaatattacagtttgttAATTTATTCTTCTGacggcaaagctgaatcttcagcatcattgatccttcagaaatcattcttatatgctgatttgctgcccaagaaacatttcttattaaacattttaaaaacgttgagctgcttaatattttcgtgGAAACTGTGATCTATATTTTTCAGGACTgtattgatgaatagaaaactaaaaagaacagcatgtacttgtaataaaaatcttttgtaacattataaatatctttactgtaacctttgattaatttaatgtgcccTTGCTGAAAAAAGAGACTTACCCCAGACATTTTAATAGTAgaacatatattacatataatttaacaTCTAGATATATAATCCAATTAAGACTCTTTTGACATTATTATACCAgtgtataattacatttataaagaaaaaaaagcgtTGAACTTTAAAACcaggctcagtggtagagcattgcgttggcagcgcaaaaggttgtgggtttgattcccagagaacacacatactgataaaaaaatctatagtctaaatgcactgtaagtccctTTGAATAAaacctgctaaatgcataaatgtactgtgataaatgtaatgtaaactgaTCCCCCACCTGGTTGAATTTCTTGTCACAGTGTTGGCATTTGTGACCTTTGTCTGTGTCGTGCGTCTCTAGATGTCGCATCTTAGCGGTGGGGTCAGAAAAGGCCCGCTCGCAGTAATCACATTGGAAGGGTTTTTCCCCACTGTGGACCAACTGATGCCTCTTCAGGTTTCCAGAAGTGGTGAAGAGCTTCCCACAGTCCTCACAGCTGTATCGCGCCTCATCTGTGTGTCGCTTTCTGTGCAGGTTTAGCAGACTGACTTGCCGGTAACTCTTTCCACACGTGGAGCAGCAGTATGGCTTTAGAGGACTGGAGAAACAGAAACATGTAGGAACAAGTGAGAGGTAAATTGCACATTGTTAAGTTCTCATGTAAATATGGTTTTCATATTTCCTCTCATAGTTGACAAGTCATATGGGCTGTAAAGGAGGAGCAATAGACTATACAATGTATAGGAAGAGCACTAGACTCTAAAATGCTCACCTGTGTGTTTTCTCATGTGCTTTGCAGGCGGCTGGGTCGGAGAAGGCTTTATTACAGTCTCTGCACCTGAATGGCTTCTCACCAGTGTGAATGCGCATGTGACGTTTAAAGTTGCCTGTGTGTGTAAACTTTTTCCCACAGTCCTGCAAGAATTCAATTTCCATTATGAAAACACAACGGAACAGCTGACTAATAAACAAgacttcatctttttttttttacattattaaattaatattaagttTGGGGTCGATTTTTGACTGGTTTTGAAAAATCTCTAACGCTTatcaatttttaaatgtaattttcagcatcattactccagtcttcggtgtcacatgatccttcagaaataataatatatataatatgctgatctggttaaaaatgtcaacatttcttattaatatcaatgttgaaaacagttttttgtggaaaccgtgacagATTTATGAGaacaaatatatttgttacaAGTTGTACTGCATGTATTGGTTTTAGTTTTGTATTATattggtttatatttatattttgcaaaatCTACTTtctgaaatgtgaccctggaccacaaaaccagccttaagtGTACATTCAGCTTTCCGTTGGTGTATGATTTATTAGGATCGGGcaatattagaaaatctggaatccgagaaataataaattttaaaaaatttaataattaaaatacttaGAAAATCTCctttgaaattttccaaagaattcttagcaatgcattttactataatatatttacaataggaaatttacaaaatatcttcatggaacattatctttacttaatatcctaatgatttttgtcataaaaggaaaatcgataattttgacccatacaatgtttttttttggttattgctaaaaatataccccagtgacttaaaactggttttgtgttccagggtcacaaatgttaaGATGTGAAAATTACTAATAACTAGGACAAAGACCATAAGGATTTCAAAACTGAAGAATCTCTCACCTCACATTTGTGTGTGACAGAGCCATACGCTCTGGACTCACTGCGCTCGGCCGAACCCGATGTTTCTCCATCGTCTGTCTCCATCTGCTCTTCTCCTTcttcctgctcctcctcctcttcttctccttCATCCTCTACATCCTCCTCTTCTACCATGTTCTCCACGCTCTCAGCTTTTGACATACTTTCCTTGGCGTCATCAACTTTCAGCAAAAATGTTTACagttatgaaaacataaaaatgtaaaggtaAATGTATACCTTAGTTACATGAGGCAGAAATTACCTTCTGTGGCTGTGTGAAGAGTGGCATATTTCGACTTGCTTCTCCTTGTGCTAACATATGATCGTTTAGCTGCTACCCTCCGAGAGACTTCTGTAGGAGCGGTAAAGTGTTTTAAAAGACTGTTAACATTAACAAAAGCATTAAGAGTAGAGAACGGAAACTAACTGGGAGTGTAGTCAGCATCAGAAGGGTCATCTTCGTATTGGGGAATCTCTTTTGTGGCTTTTTCTTCCTCTGTTTCAGTCTTGGGATTCACAACACCAGGTTTTTTTGGTCTTGTTTTGGATGGCCCACTGATTTTGCTGACAGCTCTGAGAGTCTTTGTGTTTTGCTTCTCAGTCGTGTCACTTTCTGTTGTCTCTGACTGTACAGGAGCTTCCTTCACTTCAGAAACTGCATCCTGTGTCACTGAATGACTCTCCTGCTCCTCCTGGGAACTCGAATCCTCTGGTTTTCTCAGAGATCTCGGCTGTTCCTCCACCGGCTCGGTCACTACTACTTTACATGGCCATAAATGAGAAATTGGTGGCGTGAGAGACTTATAACTTCAGTACCGTCTTTAACTAATGGCTTATGAAAGTACAAACTCAACACTAACCAGGCTTAGACGTCGCGGGGACAGTCAAGGACTGAAAAGCTGAACAAGCATTGACAATTTCCTGCATCTGAAGGAAAGTAGCCACAGCGAGAACGTCCTCTATGTTCTGAGGGTTTAAAGTCAGCTTTGCAGTGTACATAAACTCGAGGACCTGCTCAAGacctgaaaaaaaagagattgaACATATAAGACAAACgcagaaatcaataaaaaatagaaatattaaaatgtaatttgttgttTCAAGACATAAAAGACaggattttaagaaatgtttcagtgttttggTTCCCAGCGTTCTTCAGAATATTCTCTTtggtgttccatagaagaaacaAAAGCATTTGGAATCACATAAGAGTTAGTAAATGGTGacagtattgattttttttgggTTGGAGCATCCCTTTAATCAAAGTTCTCTGTAAGAATGCAAGCCTACCTGCAGCATTGCTGATATCAAGATGAACAACATCTTTCTGGTCCAAAAAGAGTGTGCGGAAGTAAGCACTGCATGCTGCCAGCACAGCCTTGTGGGCCTTGAAGTCTACTCCATCCACCACAAAAGTGCAGTCACACAGAAGACCCAACTGACGCTGTTCATTAAGCTGCCCGAGGACTTTCCCGCTATGCCAAGGAAAGTCCATAACTGATGGAGTGGAGCCCTTTAGGCAACAGTATGCTGATCATAAAGGAAAAGAAAACgacaaaatattattgttttccaTTTGAGCCTCACAAACAAAATATCTGGTCAACACTGTCCCAAGCATATTCATAAAATTGCAATCCCTGCCCCTATGAATTTTACCATTAAAGAaaagtaaatgtttaaaacaaccATAACTGGCTGACTacttatcagtgttattttagtgccactgaaataataattattgttgccCAGAATTAGTTTGaactta is part of the Carassius auratus strain Wakin chromosome 27, ASM336829v1, whole genome shotgun sequence genome and encodes:
- the LOC113045603 gene encoding zinc finger and BTB domain-containing protein 17-like isoform X2; translation: MDFPWHSGKVLGQLNEQRQLGLLCDCTFVVDGVDFKAHKAVLAACSAYFRTLFLDQKDVVHLDISNAAGLEQVLEFMYTAKLTLNPQNIEDVLAVATFLQMQEIVNACSAFQSLTVPATSKPVVTEPVEEQPRSLRKPEDSSSQEEQESHSVTQDAVSEVKEAPVQSETTESDTTEKQNTKTLRAVSKISGPSKTRPKKPGVVNPKTETEEEKATKEIPQYEDDPSDADYTPKVSRRVAAKRSYVSTRRSKSKYATLHTATEVDDAKESMSKAESVENMVEEEDVEDEGEEEEEEQEEGEEQMETDDGETSGSAERSESRAYGSVTHKCEDCGKKFTHTGNFKRHMRIHTGEKPFRCRDCNKAFSDPAACKAHEKTHSPLKPYCCSTCGKSYRQVSLLNLHRKRHTDEARYSCEDCGKLFTTSGNLKRHQLVHSGEKPFQCDYCERAFSDPTAKMRHLETHDTDKGHKCQHCDKKFNQLGNLKAHLKIHITDGPLKCKECGKQFTTSGNLKRHLRVHSGEKPFVCMHCQRAFADPGALQRHVRIHTGEKPCLCLICGKGFTQASSLIAHVRQHTGEKPYVCDRCGKRFVQSSQLANHIRHHDNIRPHKCHTCNKAFVNVGDLSKHIIIHTGEKPFLCDKCGRGFNRVDNLRSHVKMVHQGKAGMKRLVVAEEDEEEEKMLPDSTPGSEVSIVTVTTDDIVTLATEALAASAVAQLTVVPVATSVSADETEALKAEITKAVEKVQEADPNTQILYACDSCGEKFLDASSLAQHVRIHTAQALVMFQADSDFYQQYAGDGTWQTTEQVIQGGELLFQTRVEDGEEGGAVAQPESQTEGVEEETSTQAETEEGSGKD
- the LOC113045603 gene encoding zinc finger and BTB domain-containing protein 17-like isoform X1, translating into MDFPWHSGKVLGQLNEQRQLGLLCDCTFVVDGVDFKAHKAVLAACSAYFRTLFLDQKDVVHLDISNAAGLEQVLEFMYTAKLTLNPQNIEDVLAVATFLQMQEIVNACSAFQSLTVPATSKPVVVTEPVEEQPRSLRKPEDSSSQEEQESHSVTQDAVSEVKEAPVQSETTESDTTEKQNTKTLRAVSKISGPSKTRPKKPGVVNPKTETEEEKATKEIPQYEDDPSDADYTPKVSRRVAAKRSYVSTRRSKSKYATLHTATEVDDAKESMSKAESVENMVEEEDVEDEGEEEEEEQEEGEEQMETDDGETSGSAERSESRAYGSVTHKCEDCGKKFTHTGNFKRHMRIHTGEKPFRCRDCNKAFSDPAACKAHEKTHSPLKPYCCSTCGKSYRQVSLLNLHRKRHTDEARYSCEDCGKLFTTSGNLKRHQLVHSGEKPFQCDYCERAFSDPTAKMRHLETHDTDKGHKCQHCDKKFNQLGNLKAHLKIHITDGPLKCKECGKQFTTSGNLKRHLRVHSGEKPFVCMHCQRAFADPGALQRHVRIHTGEKPCLCLICGKGFTQASSLIAHVRQHTGEKPYVCDRCGKRFVQSSQLANHIRHHDNIRPHKCHTCNKAFVNVGDLSKHIIIHTGEKPFLCDKCGRGFNRVDNLRSHVKMVHQGKAGMKRLVVAEEDEEEEKMLPDSTPGSEVSIVTVTTDDIVTLATEALAASAVAQLTVVPVATSVSADETEALKAEITKAVEKVQEADPNTQILYACDSCGEKFLDASSLAQHVRIHTAQALVMFQADSDFYQQYAGDGTWQTTEQVIQGGELLFQTRVEDGEEGGAVAQPESQTEGVEEETSTQAETEEGSGKD